One Kaistella polysaccharea DNA segment encodes these proteins:
- a CDS encoding class I SAM-dependent DNA methyltransferase, protein MEKKETLKAEYFADVYAANDDPWNFETSPYEDQKYSATLQALPKNQYRNALEIGCSIGVLTKMLAEKCLNLLATDISEKALDSAKIRCKDLENVNFQLLHFPDELPNDQFNLILISEVAYYLSAEDWKKAIHKIFDLLPAKGEIVLVHWLPIVLDYPQTGDEVHDTFEKEMESKMENVFKTRTDQYRIDVWRKF, encoded by the coding sequence ATGGAAAAAAAAGAAACCCTAAAAGCTGAATATTTCGCTGATGTTTATGCCGCAAACGATGATCCCTGGAATTTCGAAACCAGTCCGTACGAAGATCAGAAATATAGCGCTACCCTACAGGCTTTACCTAAAAATCAGTATAGGAATGCTTTGGAAATCGGTTGTTCCATCGGTGTCCTAACCAAAATGCTGGCTGAGAAATGCCTCAATCTTTTAGCGACTGATATTTCAGAAAAGGCTTTAGATTCTGCAAAAATAAGATGTAAAGATTTAGAGAATGTGAACTTTCAATTACTCCATTTTCCTGATGAACTTCCCAATGATCAATTTAATTTAATTCTGATTTCAGAAGTTGCGTACTATTTATCAGCAGAAGACTGGAAAAAAGCCATTCATAAAATATTCGACCTGTTGCCAGCTAAAGGCGAAATCGTTCTGGTTCATTGGCTTCCAATTGTTCTTGATTATCCACAGACTGGCGATGAGGTACATGATACTTTTGAAAAAGAAATGGAATCGAAAATGGAAAACGTATTTAAAACCAGAACAGATCAGTACCGGATTGATGTCTGGCGAAAATTTTAA
- a CDS encoding PIG-L deacetylase family protein — protein sequence MDQFKIENIPLAPEHCVMGLGTTLIVAPHADDESLACGGVISLLRQYNQAVYILLLSDGTLSHPNSLEYPPEKLRNLRENELLTAARALGVSVENVIFCRYKDRHVPGLQNPDFNKAVSNMNKIISIISPQSIFVPWRKDPHPDHIAASELMKNSNTGGAIIYEYSVWLDQIGSAEDFPSSDEIIPFKLDISSVLAKKQTAISSHQSQISDLIQDDPDGFRLSPEMLEHFKKPYELFYISI from the coding sequence ATGGATCAATTTAAGATAGAAAATATTCCCTTAGCGCCAGAACATTGTGTCATGGGATTAGGCACAACCTTAATAGTAGCGCCACATGCAGATGATGAAAGTCTGGCTTGCGGTGGCGTTATTTCTTTATTGCGACAATACAATCAAGCCGTTTATATTCTGCTGCTCAGTGATGGAACGCTTTCTCATCCCAACAGCTTAGAATATCCGCCCGAAAAATTGAGAAATCTTCGGGAGAATGAATTGCTGACCGCTGCGCGAGCGTTAGGTGTTTCTGTTGAAAATGTTATTTTTTGCAGGTATAAAGATCGCCACGTACCAGGACTTCAAAACCCTGATTTTAACAAGGCCGTCTCGAATATGAATAAGATTATTAGTATTATCAGCCCTCAAAGTATTTTTGTGCCGTGGCGAAAAGACCCGCATCCTGATCATATTGCCGCTTCTGAACTAATGAAAAATTCAAATACAGGTGGTGCGATAATTTATGAATATTCGGTTTGGCTCGATCAAATAGGATCTGCCGAAGATTTCCCGTCTTCGGATGAAATCATTCCCTTTAAATTAGATATTTCCAGTGTCTTAGCTAAAAAGCAAACTGCCATTTCGTCTCACCAATCTCAGATTTCAGATTTGATTCAAGATGACCCAGACGGATTTAGGCTGTCTCCAGAAATGTTGGAACATTTTAAGAAACCCTACGAACTATTTTATATTTCAATATAA
- a CDS encoding acyl-CoA dehydrogenase family protein translates to MIYKIPSEYSELANAVKEEIPHALKEASETDSANSFPEKTLQNLKNSNLLTACISSDFGGKNLGLKVGSNHALLIILKLIGSGNLVVGRIIEGHYNAQFLIDRFGTLEQKKRFAKDSLEGQLFGVWNTQAEDGVTLKFEKGRYYLNGSKTFATGSDYVFRPIVTATQKKGTWQMCVVNLDEVAALTESEWWNPMGMKATRSFKVTFKNTPVAENNLLGKNGDYYKQPMFSGGSVRFSAVQLGAAEILLAETILYLQKLKRTEDHFQKVRIGQMRILINSGNQWLKSAADNMDLFMGDPSAQNSALLLDQSNMVRTAIDEICTEIMKLCQQCIGARGLNKPHHFERIIRDLTTYLRQPAPDHCLLEVGRFALGDQPQEKRSLIKTLKKWINLR, encoded by the coding sequence TTGATTTACAAAATACCTTCTGAATATTCTGAATTAGCAAACGCTGTAAAAGAAGAGATACCCCATGCCTTGAAAGAAGCATCTGAAACCGATTCAGCAAACTCGTTTCCTGAAAAGACTTTGCAAAATTTGAAAAATTCAAATCTACTTACTGCCTGTATTTCTTCTGATTTCGGGGGTAAAAATTTAGGCTTAAAGGTGGGATCTAATCACGCATTACTGATTATCTTAAAATTGATTGGGTCTGGCAATTTAGTTGTTGGGAGAATTATAGAAGGTCATTATAATGCCCAGTTTCTCATTGACCGATTCGGCACTTTGGAACAGAAGAAAAGATTCGCAAAGGACAGTTTAGAAGGACAGTTATTTGGCGTCTGGAACACACAGGCTGAAGATGGTGTTACCTTGAAATTTGAAAAAGGTCGATACTATTTAAACGGGTCGAAAACTTTTGCGACCGGCAGCGATTATGTGTTCCGGCCGATTGTTACGGCAACTCAAAAAAAAGGAACGTGGCAAATGTGCGTCGTCAACCTTGATGAAGTTGCTGCGCTAACTGAATCTGAATGGTGGAATCCCATGGGTATGAAAGCGACCCGAAGTTTTAAAGTGACTTTCAAAAACACTCCTGTTGCCGAAAATAATTTGTTAGGAAAAAATGGCGATTATTATAAACAGCCCATGTTTAGCGGCGGTTCAGTTCGTTTTTCGGCGGTTCAGTTAGGCGCCGCGGAAATTCTATTGGCAGAAACTATACTTTATCTGCAAAAATTGAAAAGAACCGAAGACCATTTCCAAAAAGTAAGAATCGGACAAATGAGAATTTTAATCAATTCAGGAAATCAATGGCTGAAATCGGCTGCAGATAATATGGATCTTTTTATGGGCGACCCTTCGGCTCAAAATTCTGCCTTACTATTAGATCAGAGCAATATGGTTAGAACTGCTATTGATGAAATTTGTACCGAAATAATGAAACTTTGTCAACAATGTATTGGCGCAAGAGGACTTAATAAACCTCATCATTTCGAGAGAATTATACGAGATTTAACAACCTATTTACGCCAGCCTGCACCTGATCATTGTTTATTGGAAGTCGGAAGATTTGCACTGGGAGATCAACCTCAGGAAAAACGTTCCTTAATAAAAACTTTAAAAAAATGGATCAATTTAAGATAG
- a CDS encoding helix-turn-helix domain-containing protein produces the protein MLVFPVNSIPLKDVIISLADSFEVKHQHRCGEYFVSIPKHIGEGEIRGINFENGLGLIIYKAKFNEDIRLEFTLDEVHPVKFVYSLHGSVSHEFANNPNKNTIDEFRCAIVASERNNGHIIQFEKNILHEVVSVEIDRSVFSAKENCELATWTSELKNVITDVKGINQFYHVDNCGIFYKNILQNIDDYKDLVIARKLNLQAITLEMFVQQVVQFDDDRLTSEDRSILRIHELKRVEEAGNYIRENINGDLSVKNISRTTALNPNKLQIGFKYLFSTTLNEYVTNIRLEEARILLQNNEYNVNAVVAAIGLESSSYFSKIFKKKYGITPKQYKKVNS, from the coding sequence ATGTTAGTTTTCCCAGTAAATTCAATTCCCCTAAAAGACGTCATCATTAGTTTGGCGGATTCCTTTGAGGTAAAACATCAACATCGGTGCGGCGAGTATTTTGTATCTATTCCCAAGCATATTGGGGAGGGGGAAATTAGAGGCATTAATTTTGAGAACGGTTTGGGTTTAATTATATATAAAGCAAAATTTAACGAGGACATTCGTCTGGAGTTTACTTTGGATGAAGTTCACCCGGTAAAGTTTGTGTATTCTCTTCACGGTTCGGTTTCTCATGAATTCGCAAACAATCCTAATAAGAATACAATAGACGAGTTTAGGTGTGCCATCGTCGCGAGCGAACGCAACAATGGTCACATTATTCAGTTTGAAAAGAATATTTTGCATGAAGTTGTAAGTGTAGAGATTGACCGCAGTGTTTTTAGTGCAAAAGAAAACTGCGAACTTGCCACCTGGACCTCAGAACTTAAAAATGTTATCACTGACGTGAAAGGAATCAACCAGTTTTATCACGTAGACAATTGTGGCATTTTTTATAAAAATATCTTACAGAATATCGATGATTACAAAGATTTGGTGATTGCTCGTAAGCTAAATCTCCAGGCGATTACTTTAGAAATGTTTGTGCAGCAAGTTGTTCAGTTTGATGACGATCGTTTAACATCAGAAGATCGCAGTATTCTTAGAATTCATGAACTGAAACGAGTTGAAGAAGCAGGAAATTATATCAGGGAAAACATCAATGGTGATCTCTCCGTAAAAAATATTTCACGCACTACAGCATTAAATCCTAATAAATTACAAATTGGATTTAAGTATTTGTTTTCTACGACCTTAAATGAGTATGTGACTAATATTCGACTCGAAGAGGCAAGAATACTTCTGCAAAATAACGAATATAATGTAAATGCTGTAGTCGCGGCAATTGGTTTGGAGAGCAGTAGTTATTTTTCTAAAATTTTTAAGAAAAAGTATGGCATTACGCCTAAACAATATAAAAAAGTGAATTCATAA
- a CDS encoding SemiSWEET transporter — MNENILGLVAGGITSVAMLPQLIKVLKEKNVEDLSLMMIAVLIVGLSLWVWYGILKDELPIILSNAFAVLVNIGLLLAYFKYRQK, encoded by the coding sequence ATGAATGAAAATATTTTAGGCCTAGTTGCAGGTGGGATTACGTCTGTAGCCATGCTGCCTCAATTGATTAAAGTATTAAAAGAAAAAAATGTGGAAGATCTTTCGTTGATGATGATCGCCGTGCTGATTGTAGGTCTCTCGCTTTGGGTTTGGTATGGGATTTTGAAAGACGAACTGCCGATCATTCTTTCCAACGCATTTGCAGTTTTGGTGAATATAGGATTGCTCTTGGCTTATTTTAAATATCGACAGAAATAA
- a CDS encoding DUF2147 domain-containing protein encodes MITRLSFILFISSSLLLMSQVKKDDILGKWMAVDKSVSVNVYREGNSYQAKILWFDKSRGSGKPIHASIDSHNPNPELRHRKVIGMEILSNLTFNPEKQRWEHGKIYDASSGRTWDANVEVKDGNHLCVRGFWKWTWIGKSLCFTRI; translated from the coding sequence ATGATTACCAGACTTTCTTTTATTTTATTTATTTCCTCTTCGCTATTATTAATGAGCCAAGTTAAAAAAGATGATATTTTGGGTAAATGGATGGCTGTAGACAAAAGTGTAAGTGTAAATGTATACAGAGAAGGGAATTCTTACCAAGCCAAAATTTTATGGTTCGACAAAAGCCGTGGAAGCGGAAAGCCCATTCATGCAAGTATAGATTCGCATAATCCAAATCCGGAATTGCGGCATCGAAAAGTTATTGGAATGGAAATCCTCAGTAATTTAACTTTCAATCCCGAAAAGCAACGTTGGGAACACGGCAAAATTTATGATGCATCAAGCGGAAGAACTTGGGATGCCAATGTAGAAGTTAAAGATGGCAATCACCTCTGCGTCCGGGGATTCTGGAAATGGACGTGGATTGGAAAATCCTTATGTTTTACAAGAATTTAG
- a CDS encoding reprolysin-like metallopeptidase → MKKKLLSTLLVCYVLFLFGQNVAEKGIPGKIFPFDAKEFSQKLNSVSITAKGDHLLKLPLGDGRLESFSLTENDLTKNRNLSIKTYDGLSKDGKTSLKLSIFSNKINAIIKSESGYYMFEPYQTQGKDYRLYNMFDDMGANVSCGIDKNLALKSEFADIKKQASALKLASATYFPYGNNLRKFRMAIATTGEFTQNFGNQDNALAEALNMLNLINLVFETELSVSFVAINETLNKTLIFSNPTTDPFTVSSTFASATNSQAGFNTLNTNGTLPYSKYDIAHTFHIMPGTGSTAQGQAGPNPCTAGSSARAWSQWTASMPRGATANLIIHEMGHQFSAWHTYNAVGGSVGSETFCTNGWDDTSAVEPGSGTTIMSYANNCKVPVDQTNSGKNQLNYFNAKSLDQILYSLAVRATCFTNAATGNTPPSSNAGADIVIPKNTPFKLKGIATDKDGNSLSYTWEQADVATASDKGAFGYNVVGVGGYTAVNSTTAPLFRSEQTRENTERIFPKLQYILNNNNIAPDIDAEALPQVARNMKFRFTVRDNKIGGGGVDSDEMVIRVDDSGPLKVTSQNTTGITAAANTNLNITWAVNNTQTIKDKVTILLSVDGGYTFPYVLKQDAPNNGVATVTVPNVPGTTKARIKVTALLSGGAEFFDISETNFSITNASCNAQSTIISPTSSVSTVAGNALANLNMTAPTVGNLGYFTTATVDINTTNVNRTRLVTYADESLTTPKYLGSANSVLKRVRVTKTGSYTIANTGAFLIISIYTADPTTAIRTEAEAVASFVTSNAFESSTPGTYSAYGSLNVTLTEGVDYYINFNNFSNGDPAKSYNLTFTGDGSFYEVTNLATTNSNYIFIAVDSNNMIVAQSPTADFRSLVGGTYTIYGLSYLKTNDPNTFVGKTKDEVVLNCALTSDNTRTLILSCVTPVITLQPVAASVKIGTKQIFTVNIANGPATYQWFKDGVAIANQTQNTLTINSVQKADEGSYYVVISNGSCSITSVTVKLTATVLGTIDPDEAEEFILYPNPVKDILNIKTTKSADRIEIYDISGRLIKRQPITSKSISLTGLQNGIFIFKIFNKNEVVKVQKIIKQ, encoded by the coding sequence ATGAAGAAAAAATTACTTTCAACATTACTAGTATGTTATGTATTATTTCTTTTTGGTCAGAATGTGGCTGAAAAAGGAATTCCAGGTAAAATATTTCCTTTTGACGCAAAAGAGTTTTCTCAAAAATTAAATAGTGTAAGCATTACTGCTAAAGGTGATCATCTGCTGAAGTTGCCTCTGGGCGATGGACGTTTGGAATCTTTTTCCCTCACCGAAAATGATTTGACGAAAAACAGAAATCTCTCCATCAAAACTTATGACGGACTATCTAAAGATGGAAAAACTTCATTAAAATTATCAATCTTTAGCAATAAAATAAATGCTATTATAAAATCAGAAAGTGGTTATTACATGTTTGAGCCTTATCAAACCCAAGGTAAAGATTACAGATTATATAATATGTTTGATGATATGGGTGCCAATGTAAGTTGCGGCATTGATAAAAATTTGGCACTAAAAAGCGAATTTGCAGATATTAAAAAACAAGCCAGTGCTTTAAAATTAGCTTCAGCAACCTACTTTCCGTATGGTAATAATTTAAGAAAATTCCGGATGGCTATTGCTACTACGGGAGAATTTACCCAAAATTTTGGCAATCAAGATAATGCATTAGCAGAAGCCTTAAATATGCTTAACCTCATAAATTTGGTATTTGAAACGGAATTATCGGTAAGTTTTGTAGCCATTAATGAAACATTAAATAAAACTTTAATTTTCTCCAATCCAACTACTGATCCTTTTACGGTAAGTTCTACTTTCGCGAGTGCTACAAATTCACAAGCAGGTTTTAACACTTTAAATACGAATGGGACTTTGCCTTATTCAAAATATGATATTGCCCACACCTTCCACATTATGCCAGGTACGGGTTCAACTGCACAAGGTCAGGCCGGCCCGAACCCTTGTACCGCAGGATCCAGCGCAAGAGCATGGAGTCAATGGACCGCTTCTATGCCGCGTGGTGCAACTGCTAATCTCATCATCCATGAAATGGGACACCAATTTTCAGCTTGGCATACGTATAACGCAGTTGGCGGAAGTGTAGGATCAGAAACATTCTGTACAAATGGCTGGGATGACACCTCTGCGGTAGAACCCGGTTCAGGCACCACCATTATGAGTTATGCCAATAATTGCAAGGTTCCCGTAGACCAAACCAATTCAGGAAAAAATCAATTAAATTATTTTAATGCGAAGAGTTTAGATCAAATCCTCTACTCCTTAGCTGTCAGAGCAACTTGTTTTACCAATGCTGCTACAGGGAATACTCCTCCATCTTCTAATGCAGGTGCAGATATTGTTATTCCAAAAAATACTCCTTTTAAATTGAAAGGTATCGCAACCGATAAAGACGGAAACTCCTTAAGTTACACGTGGGAGCAAGCAGATGTGGCTACAGCATCTGACAAAGGGGCCTTCGGATATAATGTCGTAGGAGTTGGTGGTTATACCGCAGTAAACAGTACGACCGCGCCACTTTTTAGAAGCGAGCAAACCCGAGAAAATACAGAACGCATATTTCCTAAACTACAATATATTTTAAATAATAACAATATTGCACCGGATATCGATGCTGAGGCATTACCTCAAGTCGCAAGAAATATGAAATTCCGGTTTACAGTACGGGATAATAAAATTGGTGGCGGTGGTGTTGATTCTGATGAAATGGTCATCAGAGTTGATGATTCCGGACCTCTAAAAGTAACCTCTCAAAATACAACAGGAATAACCGCAGCCGCAAATACAAACCTGAATATTACCTGGGCTGTTAATAACACACAAACTATAAAAGACAAGGTAACTATTTTATTATCTGTTGATGGTGGTTATACTTTCCCGTACGTCCTAAAACAGGATGCACCAAATAATGGAGTCGCAACAGTAACAGTACCCAATGTTCCTGGAACTACTAAAGCAAGAATTAAAGTAACCGCTCTTCTAAGTGGCGGTGCGGAATTTTTTGACATCTCAGAAACTAATTTCAGTATTACCAATGCAAGTTGCAACGCGCAATCAACAATCATCAGTCCTACCTCTTCTGTGAGTACTGTTGCTGGAAATGCTTTGGCTAACCTAAATATGACTGCTCCTACGGTAGGTAATTTAGGATATTTCACTACTGCAACCGTTGATATTAATACCACAAATGTTAACCGTACCAGATTGGTTACTTACGCCGATGAATCTTTGACAACACCCAAATATTTAGGAAGTGCGAACTCAGTTTTGAAAAGAGTCCGCGTTACAAAAACAGGGTCTTATACCATCGCAAATACCGGCGCATTCCTCATCATATCAATCTATACCGCAGATCCCACTACAGCAATCAGAACTGAAGCTGAGGCGGTGGCAAGTTTTGTAACCTCTAATGCTTTTGAATCTTCAACACCTGGAACATATAGTGCGTATGGAAGCTTGAATGTTACCCTCACTGAAGGGGTAGACTATTACATCAACTTTAATAATTTCTCCAATGGTGATCCCGCAAAATCCTATAATTTAACTTTTACAGGAGACGGCTCATTCTATGAGGTTACTAACTTAGCAACAACAAACAGTAACTATATTTTTATCGCTGTAGATTCAAACAACATGATTGTGGCGCAAAGTCCTACTGCAGACTTTAGAAGTTTAGTCGGCGGAACGTATACTATTTATGGATTGTCTTATCTTAAAACAAATGACCCTAATACATTTGTTGGAAAAACGAAAGATGAAGTGGTTTTAAACTGCGCTTTAACCAGCGATAATACCAGAACTTTAATATTGAGTTGTGTAACACCAGTTATTACCCTTCAACCCGTTGCTGCCTCCGTGAAGATTGGAACAAAACAAATTTTCACTGTAAATATTGCTAATGGACCGGCGACTTATCAATGGTTTAAAGATGGAGTTGCAATTGCAAACCAAACACAAAATACATTGACGATCAACAGTGTTCAAAAAGCTGACGAAGGATCTTATTATGTTGTGATTTCTAATGGATCGTGCAGCATAACATCGGTCACCGTAAAACTTACCGCTACAGTGCTGGGAACAATTGATCCTGACGAAGCGGAGGAGTTCATCCTTTATCCGAATCCTGTTAAAGATATTTTAAATATTAAAACTACCAAATCGGCGGACCGAATTGAAATTTATGATATCTCTGGCAGACTCATTAAAAGACAGCCGATTACATCTAAATCAATTTCTTTAACCGGTTTACAAAATGGAATATTTATCTTTAAAATATTTAATAAAAACGAAGTGGTCAAAGTTCAAAAAATAATAAAACAATAA
- a CDS encoding XRE family transcriptional regulator → MSILSENMRYLRGQQKYSQQKIADDLLITRGRYAKYEDGSSEPPIEILLRISKYYRITIDLLVALDLSKYPLEKMMKLPDNRTILPITVDEKGENKIEIIPEKAQMGYLQGYSDPEYIEKLQTISLPFLRNGKFRAFPASGDSMPPFKNGTFIVGKYVENVSELKSNKTYIFITRNEGVVYKRLEKKTLKNITVSSDNDFYEPYEIKLSQILEIWEYACSINTEEPDQSPLDMIGIKEILLLMKKEITDLKRIKK, encoded by the coding sequence ATGTCAATTTTATCAGAAAACATGCGGTATCTGAGAGGTCAGCAAAAGTACTCGCAACAGAAAATCGCCGATGACCTTTTAATTACCCGCGGACGGTATGCCAAATACGAAGATGGTTCTAGTGAGCCCCCTATCGAAATCTTGCTTCGAATCTCGAAATACTACAGAATAACTATCGATTTACTGGTTGCACTGGACTTAAGTAAATATCCATTAGAAAAGATGATGAAACTCCCCGATAACCGCACCATTCTTCCCATTACGGTGGATGAAAAAGGGGAAAATAAAATAGAAATTATTCCCGAAAAAGCCCAAATGGGTTATCTACAAGGCTATAGCGATCCAGAATATATTGAAAAACTGCAAACCATTTCTCTACCTTTTTTGCGAAACGGGAAATTTCGAGCTTTTCCGGCGAGTGGAGATTCGATGCCGCCTTTTAAAAATGGAACATTCATCGTGGGGAAATATGTGGAAAATGTGAGTGAATTAAAAAGTAACAAAACCTATATTTTTATCACCCGAAATGAAGGCGTGGTTTATAAAAGATTGGAAAAGAAAACTTTAAAAAATATTACAGTGAGTTCGGATAATGATTTTTATGAGCCGTACGAAATTAAGCTTTCTCAAATTTTAGAAATCTGGGAATATGCGTGCAGTATCAATACGGAAGAGCCTGATCAAAGTCCTTTAGATATGATTGGTATAAAAGAAATTCTTTTACTGATGAAAAAGGAAATTACGGACTTGAAGCGGATAAAAAAGTAA
- the dinB gene encoding DNA polymerase IV, whose translation MNRAIAHMDLDTFFVSCERLQESKLEGIPIIIGGGDRGVVASCSYEARRFGVRSAMPIKMALRLCPEAKVIRGDYERYSKLSKEVTEIIQEKVPVLEKASIDEFYMDLSGMDQFFGCYQWTKEIAESVTQNTGLPISFALSTNKTVSKIGTGESKPVGRLDIPAQNIKPFLNPLSVRKIPMVGDVTFQLLSRVGIRTIQTLADMPVLVLQQMIGKNGSELWKKANGIDLTPVIPYAERKSLSSEHTFTNDTMDIFELKRLISGMAESLAYQLRQEKWLTSTVVLKIRYANFDTETKQCKISYTSIDHTLARVALDLFEKLYTRRMRLRLVGLRFTNLVHGTYQMNLFEDSEQLINLYQAMDRMKNRFGKNALGRASGFDLVAV comes from the coding sequence ATGAATCGAGCAATTGCACATATGGATTTAGACACTTTTTTTGTGTCTTGTGAAAGGTTACAGGAATCAAAACTCGAAGGTATTCCTATAATCATTGGCGGTGGTGATCGTGGAGTAGTGGCATCGTGTTCCTATGAAGCACGTCGTTTTGGAGTACGATCAGCGATGCCGATTAAAATGGCTTTAAGGTTATGTCCAGAAGCTAAAGTAATCCGTGGTGATTACGAACGGTATTCAAAATTATCAAAAGAAGTTACCGAAATTATTCAGGAAAAAGTTCCCGTTTTAGAAAAAGCCAGCATCGATGAATTTTATATGGATTTATCCGGCATGGATCAGTTTTTTGGGTGTTATCAATGGACCAAGGAAATTGCAGAATCGGTCACTCAAAATACGGGTTTACCCATCAGTTTTGCTTTATCCACGAATAAGACGGTTTCTAAAATTGGAACGGGAGAATCTAAACCCGTCGGAAGATTAGATATTCCGGCTCAAAATATAAAGCCATTCCTCAATCCTTTATCCGTTCGAAAAATCCCAATGGTTGGCGATGTTACTTTTCAATTGCTTTCCCGCGTTGGAATCCGGACCATTCAAACTTTAGCAGATATGCCCGTTTTGGTTTTGCAGCAAATGATTGGTAAAAATGGTAGCGAACTGTGGAAAAAAGCCAATGGAATTGATTTGACTCCAGTCATTCCGTATGCTGAAAGAAAATCCCTCTCCAGCGAACATACTTTCACGAATGACACCATGGATATTTTCGAATTAAAAAGATTGATTTCAGGAATGGCAGAATCTCTCGCTTATCAGTTAAGACAAGAAAAGTGGCTGACTTCCACCGTGGTTTTAAAAATCCGATATGCTAATTTTGATACGGAAACGAAACAGTGTAAAATCTCTTATACTTCTATTGATCATACTTTAGCCAGAGTCGCTTTGGATTTATTTGAAAAATTATACACCCGAAGAATGAGGTTACGTTTAGTGGGTTTGCGGTTTACCAATCTCGTTCACGGAACGTATCAGATGAATTTATTTGAAGACAGTGAACAGCTCATCAATCTCTATCAAGCCATGGATCGCATGAAAAACCGTTTCGGCAAAAATGCTTTAGGAAGAGCGTCTGGATTTGACTTGGTTGCTGTTTAA